One Nicotiana tomentosiformis chromosome 1, ASM39032v3, whole genome shotgun sequence genomic window, GTTTGCCTGTTCTCTTCTTTACCTTCCTTTTTGCTGACAGGGTGGGGAAGGGGGATTGTATTTTGAATTAATGTCGTTGACATATCTCTGCCCCTCCATAGTCTTCTATTTGGTTGCTCTTGGTACGAGTCAATACATGCTTATCTTCAGGGTCCAGAATTAATTTTTATCAGTTCCATATTCATTCAGCAGGTCAGCAACTAATGGCAAGGCAAAAACATCGACAAGCTGTGCCTGTTCCTAAAACTAAGAAAGGTAATTCGGGTACCTCACTGGTGGACCAGCTGAGAGAAGATAGCTGGATAATAGTCAAGAAGCAGAAAGTCACTATTTTGATCCCTCCCCTACCTGTACTTAAGCAGTCCGTGGTGCAAGACGCTGGAGAAAGCCTGCTACATGTACCAACAATTAAACCTACTGATACTCAAACATATCAAGTTGAGATGCATACTGAAGCAGACGTAGTTTGTAAAATGGAGGAGCCAATGTCTTTGGCACCTAAACTTGCTATACCAACAGTTGCCAAAGTAGTTCCTCAATCAATTTGTCAGTTGCCAAGACCATCGAGGCTAATTGAAAGAGAGCGTGTAGAAACCCGACCAATGCCTAGTTTCAGAACTAATAGAACTATTGGTGTTTGCTCTGCCTCAAAGATTACCAAGCGATCAATTATCGCTGCTGATAGGAGTATGATGATAAATAAAAGAATGAGAGCAATTAATCTTGAGCGCAAGCTTCAAAGTGCTGGAGGCTTGAGAAGTTGGTTGGTTTCAAGGGGCCTTGATCATTTTGTGAACATCTTTAAGAGCAAGAGCATCAACAAGTATCAGTTGGCAACTCTGACCATGGAAAAGCTCAAGGAGATGGGTTCACATGCTGTTGGTCCTCGGAGAAAGCTGATACATGCTATTGACTGCCTTTGTCATCCATTCTGTTTTGAGCATCTGTGATCTCATGAGACGCGATGACCATTGTCAGTGAGATGCTACTACATGGATTGCTTCAACCCTAAAAGTTAGTTCCAAACTGATCAGGCATGTGTAACAGAAGTCgatattttttgtaaattttcagatttttttttgtGCCACTTGCATGTAGAACTATAACAGAACAGAATGCTGTTGAACCGCTAAACATAAAGAttaaccaaaaaagaaaaaagaatgctGTTGAACCTTGGGCAAACGGGTAGAATTTTGGATAATGAAGCACCTTTGTAAGGACTCCATCTCAATGTCCAATCGCATTTGATGGCTATTTTGGGCAAATTGATGAAATATTGGATAATGAAGTACTATTTATAAGGACTTCATCTCAACATCAATTTGCATTTAATGGCTATTTTACTTGAACATTTTCATTAACTTCTCTTGACAAGGCAGGCCCGTGAATCCCGATCGGGATCGCAAGGACTATCATGAATGATAGTGATTGTTGAACCTTCTGAATGTTTCTAAATACTAGAATGCATCGAACTGTGAGGCTGCTAAAGAACATGGAATACTGGTATTCAACAATTCATTATTCACCATACACTTTAGCAACAGAAAGTTGAACATAACTGTGTTTTCTTCCATGCTCTCCCTAAATAAAATAAATCtcatgtctgtaaaatttggtgaagATCTGACGTTGGTTATGAAACTCAGGTGTACCACTAGAATGTTATTTTGTGCCTTGCCTCGCCGATGCATGCCAACAATAGCCCCAATACGCGACGCGCAGTCATGTGTTGTTGTCAATGCCGACATTGCAAAGCCAAAACAAGCCCCGCCAGGCACGAACAGGGGGTTGGAGTGTAGAAGCGAAGGAGGCGCCACAAGTTAAAGGCACGGACACATCccataacaaccgcacgacattCGACATGTACTGAGCTATTATGCAACACTACTGATAATATCACATGTTGCATATGCATGGGGGCTCGATATATTTGGGGACTAAAGTGTAACTACAATTAGAGACCCAACATTTTTATAATCGATCTTTTTAGTAATGCTTtttcaattgataacataactaACCGATTTAATCATTTTTGAGACCTTGTTGATCTTATGTAAGATTTTATctattttagttttaaaaaactTCTTTTGATTGAGGCAACTGTTAGACATTTGAAAAAGAATCAAGTCTTTTTTATGT contains:
- the LOC104099986 gene encoding uncharacterized protein; the encoded protein is MARQKHRQAVPVPKTKKGNSGTSLVDQLREDSWIIVKKQKVTILIPPLPVLKQSVVQDAGESLLHVPTIKPTDTQTYQVEMHTEADVVCKMEEPMSLAPKLAIPTVAKVVPQSICQLPRPSRLIERERVETRPMPSFRTNRTIGVCSASKITKRSIIAADRSMMINKRMRAINLERKLQSAGGLRSWLVSRGLDHFVNIFKSKSINKYQLATLTMEKLKEMGSHAVGPRRKLIHAIDCLCHPFCFEHL